The sequence CTTGAGGACACAAAGTGGACTTTGCCCCCCCTACTTGCCGTGTGATCCgagtcccccccccctccggacacggcctgcagcccccagcccccagcctgtccTAGGACTCCCAGAGCtcagcacagacccagaggtagctgggagccaggactcctgggttctctccccagctctgggaggggagtgggggctggtgggttggagcagggggggctgggagccaggactcctgggttctctccccggctctgggaggggagtgggggctggtgggttagagcgggggggctgggagccaggactcctgggttctctccccggctctgggaggggagtgggggctggtgggtcagatcagggggggctgggagccaggactcctgggttctcacctcagctctgggaggggagtgggggctggtggttagagcggggggctgggagccaggactccaggaggggagtggggtgtagtggtgAGAGTACGGGGCGGGGGGGccgttgggagccaggactcctgggttgtaaCCCAGCGAGGAGAGGGGAGGGtagcggggcaggggaggaggctggaagccaggactcctgcattGTGCCATCAGCTGTGCTGGTGAGTTGCCGTCAGGAGCCTTCGTCtccccgtgcctcggtttccccagcgGCATCTCAGGAATTGAGGATTAGCTCACCCGAGAACCCGCAGCATAAAAGTTCATGGACTGacccttctctctttccctccagCAGGTTTGTTTTTGCACCCACCTGCCCCCCAACCTCTGATCTCCCGTCTCCAGGGAACAGCGACGGCGGACCCCATGGCAGACCCCGCGCACCCTGTGCCCCCCgacgggggctggggctggatggTGGTGCTGGCCGGCTTCCTCCAGTCGGCGCTGGTTTTCGGGGTGATCCGCTCCTTCGGCGTCTTCTTCATGGAGTTCGTGGGGTACTTCGGGGAGCTGGCGGGGCGCGTCTCCTGGGTGACCTCCATCGGGATCGCGGTGCTGCAGCTAGGGGGTGAGTGAGGGACGCCGGccgaggggtggggaggaggctacAATCTCAGAATTGGAGTAGCCGGgagacccccttcccccacccaccgctcCCCAAAGCGGCCCCTGCTGGGGGAGGCCCCGAGCTCCCCCCTAAGCCCACTCCTCCCCCAGACTCAGCTGCATCGCAGGTTAACAAGGGCCCGCCCGGTGTCTCTCTACCGCCCCCTGCAGGTCCGGTGAGCAGCGCCCTCAGCTCCCAGTACGGCGCGCGCCCCGTGGTGATGGCCGGCGGCTTCCTCTCGGGGCTGGGCATGATCCTGGCTTCCTTTGCCTCCAGCCTGACCCACCTGTACCTGAGCATCGGGGTGCTCTCAGGTAGGTCCCGCCCTGAACTCCCCCTGCCTTGGTGCACCCTGGGACCATCCTCAGTCAAGACAAGGAGCAAGGGATTCTGGGTATAGTTGCGCAGAGAGCAGGGGTTcctgggtaaaatcctggcaTCTGTGTCCTCAGGttaggtttgggggggggggtctcttttAGGGTTCTCCAGCCATTCCTCCTCCCAGGCGGGTCCTAGGTGTTAAGACCAGGATGGGACCATCCCTCCTGCCTACTCCTCCTTCCAGCCCATATCTGGTGGTTGAGCTAGACTGTGGCACGCTAAGCCGTGGAAaatcccccacacctcccagggCCGTGGTTCTTGAGCCGTGTGGTGCTCATGGCCCGGACTCTGCTGCCCCTTCCGAGATCTAGAACCCTCTGCCCGGGCTCATCCATAGCTGCCCTAGCCCAGATCACCATGCACACGAGGGCGGCCTAGATCGTCGCTAGCCCAATTTTCTGCCTAGCTCAGGCCAGCCCATTTCACCCACGtccttccccgccccagctcaggcGAGCTGGAGAGAGGACAGAGCAATGATCTAGAACCCAGCACTGTGGCAGCTGACACCTAGATCCCTCCACTCGCAGGCCTCACCAAGagttctccccccatcccagacccAGCCAGCACGGCTTGAGATGATGTGTCTCTAATTGCTAacgaccctcccacccccaccccagacgcTAAAGGGCTAGACCCCCCTAGACAATGGCTCTTTCTCCCCAGTCATGTCCCACAGTCAACCTAGAACATAGAATGCTTTGGGTTACCTAGAACATGTGACATGTGCCACCTAGACCCCAGAGTATCTAATTGTTTAGACATCCTAGAACATGCAATGCTTTGGGTTACCTAGAACGTATGACATGTGTCACCTAGACCCTTGTTTAGACATCCTAGAACATACAATGCTTTGGGTTACCTAGAACGTATGACATGTGTCACCTAGACCCTTGTTTAGACATCCTAGAACATACAATGCTTTGCGTTATCTAGAATGCTCCATTCAGCCCAGTGtcccacctgccccacccccagatcaGACCCACCCTTCCTGGTTTTGGTCACCtgttccctttccttcccccgccccccccccccgcagggctgggctgggccttggTCTTCACCCCTTCCGTGGCTTCTGTGGCCCGGTACTTCGCCAAGCGGCGGACCTTCGCCACGGGCCTGGCCGTCTCGGGGGCGGGCCTGGCCTCCTTCGCCTTCTCCCCGCTCTTCCAGCTGCTGGTGGACACCTACGCCTGGCGGGGGGCCCTCCTGGTGGTGGCCGGCATCTCCTTCAACCTGGTggctgccggagccctgctgcgGCCGTTGGAGCCAGAGGGCGAGGAGACGTCCGGAGGGCTGccagccttctcctccctctGCCAGCCACGCCTGGCCTGCCACAGGCCCTTCCTCCTGTTCGCTGCGGCCTTCGTCCTGGTGGACGCCGGCTACTACGTGCCCTACGTCCACCTGGTGCCCCACGCCCGGGAGCTGGGCTTCGACGAATACCGAGCCGCCTTCCTCCTGTCCTCGGCCGCCGTGGCCGACCTGTGCGGCCGCGTGGCGGGCGGCTGGCTGGCCGACCGCGTCGCCATCCGCCTGGTCCGCAGCCTGACCCTCTGGACCATCCTGACCGGCctctccatgctgctgctgccgctggggCAGATCTACTCCCTCCTGATGGGCCTCTGCATCTGCTACGGCTTCTGCGCCGGCGCCCTGGTGCCCCTCCAGTTCTCCGGCATGGCGGAGATCGTGGGAACGGGGCGCATCATGGAGGGGATTGGGCTCATGCAAATGATGGAAAGCGCTGGCTCCCTCGTGGGGGCGCCTCTGTCCGGTAAGGAACCAGGTTCCCTTTCCTACCATGCTCCCCCGTCCCTTTTGGCCCCCGTATTTGGGACGGTTACTACTAGGAGAAACTGAGGAAGGAGGCAGATAAAGGTCTTTCCTGACAAGTGGTCCCAGGCGGGGATGTCTGGTCTCTGCCTCATCCCcaggggctggtaggggaacccggtGAGTTCCAGCTCACAGGCTCTCCAGTCACCGCCCTACGTCCTTGTGAAGAAGTAGGAAacacagactgtctgtgcgggggaggggagagccagaggtttaggtgagatgcaggaattcaaagggtgagttgagcctggcctgggggaggggaggtgacacctctggccagggcagacaaaggaaggaggcggaggagagaggaggggccggagaggactgggagaagaaggtgggctggagaagagaggggagtcaggagaccgagctctgatccccggggggggggggctgtgaggccccccaagatgggccTAACCGGGgaatctggttatctgtgcctgcaagacctgtgttggactgtgttcctgtcgtctaaataaaccttctgctttactggatggctgagagtcctggtgaatcgtagggagcacgggggtgaaggccctgggtcccccacactccgtgacagtccTGGCTTCCCCATCTCCCCCGTCTCTGGGTTCGCCAGCCTCCCaattccctcctcccagggagcaaTTATGGACTACCCTCTAGAGTCCCTACTGGGCCACCGTCCCCCCTTTCCAGTCTTGTGTAGGGTGGACCCCGCCTCCCACGAGTTCGAAGCCTTTCTTCCATGAATTCATTGATCTAGCATCATAGAGAaggctgcggggagggagggaaacaagAAGGAAGGCGACCCATTAATTACAGGTAACCCCCAGAATTAAACCTTCCCCCAAAACAAGGTCCTGGCCTGGGACtcggaagacctgggttctagttgaACACACATGTTCTAGGTCACCTCAAACCTCCCATTGTCTAACTAGCCCTA is a genomic window of Mauremys reevesii isolate NIE-2019 linkage group 14, ASM1616193v1, whole genome shotgun sequence containing:
- the LOC120381925 gene encoding monocarboxylate transporter 13-like — translated: MADPAHPVPPDGGWGWMVVLAGFLQSALVFGVIRSFGVFFMEFVGYFGELAGRVSWVTSIGIAVLQLGGPVSSALSSQYGARPVVMAGGFLSGLGMILASFASSLTHLYLSIGVLSGLGWALVFTPSVASVARYFAKRRTFATGLAVSGAGLASFAFSPLFQLLVDTYAWRGALLVVAGISFNLVAAGALLRPLEPEGEETSGGLPAFSSLCQPRLACHRPFLLFAAAFVLVDAGYYVPYVHLVPHARELGFDEYRAAFLLSSAAVADLCGRVAGGWLADRVAIRLVRSLTLWTILTGLSMLLLPLGQIYSLLMGLCICYGFCAGALVPLQFSGMAEIVGTGRIMEGIGLMQMMESAGSLVGAPLSGWLRDMTGDYTASFTVAGAFLLAGSLLLFALPNYFSCSMDSTIEEKTMGDP